The Acidobacteriota bacterium DNA window GAGCATTTCCAGGATGTTGTTGAGGCTGTCCGTCATGCGGGAGGTCATTTCACGGCAGGTTTTGAGGGATTGGCGCTGCCTGTCGGTCAACTTCCCAAAAAATTCATCCAGCAGGATTTCGGTGTATCCGCTAATGACGGTAAGCGGTGTCCGGAGTTCGTGTGAGGTGACAATCAAGAAATTGTTTTTCATCTGGTCGAGTTCCTGCAGGCTGCGCGAAACTTCCTGTTCCTGCTGGTACAGCCGCTGCAACTCGCGCATGGACTCGACAATCATCAGATTCTTTTCTTCCAATTCGCTATACAGCGCTGCCTTTTCAATCACAATCGCCGCCTGATGGGCAAATGACTCAGCCATCCGCCGATCCGATTCAGTAAACGCCACCCGGTTCTTGGGACGCCGAATATCCAGAATGCCCACAATTTTACCGCTGCTTGAAAAAATCGGAACGTCCATCAGGCCAAAAATGCCATCCCGTGCCAGCCGTTCCCGGACATCCACTTCGGGGAACGTCGAGGTGTCGTTGACAATGACGGTCTGGCCTTTCTGGGCCGCTTTGCCCGCAATGCCCTCGCCAAATTGAACAATCAATGGTTCTTCGTGCCACTGGTGATTGATCCAGACGGGGCGGAAGACCACGGTTTCCTTTTCGATCAGTCCAATGCCTCCGGGCTCGCCATCCACAAGCTGGGCGCCTTCTTCGGCAATTTTTTTCAAGACCGTGCTAAGGTCCAGTTCGGAATTGATGATGCGGATACTTTCCAGCAACTGGCGCAAGGTACTCACGCGCTGGTCCTGAAGCTGGCGGAGGTGAGCCAGTCGTTCCTGCTGTCGCCGAAACAGTCGCTGCATGCGCCATTCATACATGCCGTAAATCGCACTGGCTCCGATCCCGACATAAATCAAAAAGGCCCACCACGTCAGCCAGGGGGCTGGTTTGATGCGGAAGCGAATGTGTGGGCCTTTGGTGATGTTTCCCGCGTAGTCTCGGCCCCACACTCGAAACTCATAGCTCCCCGCCGGCAGCCGGGTATATTCCTTTTTGAAATCTTTTTTCCAGGCGGAAGGTGCCTCATCAAACCCAACCAGTTGAACCTGATAGGTGGTTGCGTCTTCGTGAACGTAGGAAAGCAGCGAATATTCAAACACCAGGTTATTTTCGTCATATCTGAGGGGTGGTGGTTCAAAGCGGCTGGTTTCAGACCGACGCAATTCCTGGCCATTGATCAGAAATCGTTCCAGATGAAGCGGTTTCCGGACTCGATCTTCCTGTGACTGTCCTGGAGCGAGCATCACCGTCCCTTCGACCGTACCAGCCCAAATATTCCCACGACTATCAACCAGTGATGCCCCAAGATTGCATTCCATACTTGGCAGGCCATCTTCCGTGGTGTAGGTAAACAGGTCAAAGGCCGCCGGGTTATCTGGCGTCGGTGATCGGGGCGTCAACCGGGAAATACCTTTGTTGGTAAACAGATACACTCGTTTCTGGGCATCCAGGCAAATTTGATTGACCGTGGCGTTGGGCAATGCTGGTTGGGACGTGTCAGTCAGGTGAAGCCAGGGGGCTGTGGGGTTTGCCGGATCAAACCGGACCGCTCCGCCGCCGGCGGTTCCCACCCAAAGCTGGCGTGAGACCGGTGACCCCACCACTTCTTCCAGGCTCATCACGACATTGTTGGGCAACTGGGAATTCCCGGTATGAAAAGTCGTCCACTGGCCATTGCGAAAACACCCAAGACCGCCGCCATCGGTTCCAACCCAGAGCGTTTCGTTCCCATCCGCCCTCTGGCTCAAATAAAGGCACATCACCAGGTTGTTGGGGATTTGGGAATTTTTGGTATCCCACACCGTCCATTTTCCGGTTTCGTCAAACAGCGCGATACCCCCGCCATAGGTCGCCACCCACAGAGCCTGTTTCCCGTCAACTGTCCAGGTGGGTTGGAGCGACCAGACCAGATCGTGGGGAATTCCTGAGTTTTTGGTGGTATAAACCGTCCATTGGCCGTTTTTGAGGGTTGCCAATCCACCGCCATTGGTGGCGATCCAGAGTGTGGGAATACCGTCAGATCCTTTGGTTTCAAGTAAATCCAGGACACGGTTGTTTGGCAGGCCAGAATTTTGCGTGTCATAGGTCACCCATTGACCATTTTCAAGTTTGGAAAGTCCTCCGCCTGCCGTGCCCACCCATAGCGCCCGCCGGTTTCCAGTGATTGATTCGAGCAGGCTCATCACGGGGACGTGCTGGGTTTGTTCAGCCGCAGGCTGGTATACCTTCCACTGATCCAGTTTCAGCCGGGCAAGTCCGCTGAGCATCCCAATCCACAGGGTGGTGGTGCCAAGCGGACCCGGACTGCGACCAATGGTCCAGATGCCGTCATTGAGCAGGCCGGAGGTTTTGTGATTGAGCACTTTCCACTGACCACGGGCAAAGCGGACAATGCCGCCGCCATAGGTCCCGATCCACAGCGTTGTTGAACCGTCGGGTTCCTGGATTGGCAACATGGTGCGGACGATATTATTCGGCAACCCGGAATTGGAGGTGTCATACACTGTCCATTGACCCTGATCGAGCCGGGCCAGACCGCCACCTGCGGTGCCGGCCCAGAGCGTCCGTTTTCCATCGCGTGTGATGGTCTGGGTAATGCAAAAAATACCGTCCTTGGGAAGCCCTGAATTTTTGGTGGTGAAGGTCGTCCACTGATTCTCCTTCAAACACCCTAATCCGCCGACGGTTCCAACCCAAAGCGATTGCTTTCCGTCCAGGTCGGAGGTTTGGAAAAGACTGGTGATTCGGTCGTGCGGCAATCCAGAGTTTTTCGTCGTGTAGCAGGTCCAGGTGTTGTTTTCCAGTTTGGCCAGACCTTGATTTGAAGTTCCAACCCAAATGGACTGTTTCCCATCGGGTGCGGTTGATTCAAGCAGGCACCGGATTTCATTGCCGGGGAGCTTTCCTTCCTGGGCTTCATACTGTTGCCACTGATCATCTTTGAGACGGAGCAGTCCGCCGCCATTGGTCCCAAACCAGAGGGCACCATCCCTGGTACACAAAATTGTATAGATATAATTGGACAGATTGCGCGTCGGCAGGTTGACGACGGTCCAGGTCCGGTCATTGTAAAAGGCGGCGCCATCCTGTGTGCCGACCCAGAGATACCCTTTGATATCAAAGGCCAGCGAGGTCACTGTATTTTGCGGCAGTCCATCTCGATCAGTAAACGAGCGAAAAACAAAGTCGCCGGCATCTTCCAAATCCGGGCCGGGTTGAGTGGCCACCGGAGGTGAACTGGTTGCAGGTTGGGAGACAGCGAATCCCTGACCAGCCAGCAGGCTGCAAACCAGAAAAAGTCCAACCAATCGTGCCAGCCACCGCATTGGCCTGCCTCGTTTTTGGACCCCCCATCCAACCAGCAACT harbors:
- a CDS encoding GAF domain-containing protein; translation: MRWLARLVGLFLVCSLLAGQGFAVSQPATSSPPVATQPGPDLEDAGDFVFRSFTDRDGLPQNTVTSLAFDIKGYLWVGTQDGAAFYNDRTWTVVNLPTRNLSNYIYTILCTRDGALWFGTNGGGLLRLKDDQWQQYEAQEGKLPGNEIRCLLESTAPDGKQSIWVGTSNQGLAKLENNTWTCYTTKNSGLPHDRITSLFQTSDLDGKQSLWVGTVGGLGCLKENQWTTFTTKNSGLPKDGIFCITQTITRDGKRTLWAGTAGGGLARLDQGQWTVYDTSNSGLPNNIVRTMLPIQEPDGSTTLWIGTYGGGIVRFARGQWKVLNHKTSGLLNDGIWTIGRSPGPLGTTTLWIGMLSGLARLKLDQWKVYQPAAEQTQHVPVMSLLESITGNRRALWVGTAGGGLSKLENGQWVTYDTQNSGLPNNRVLDLLETKGSDGIPTLWIATNGGGLATLKNGQWTVYTTKNSGIPHDLVWSLQPTWTVDGKQALWVATYGGGIALFDETGKWTVWDTKNSQIPNNLVMCLYLSQRADGNETLWVGTDGGGLGCFRNGQWTTFHTGNSQLPNNVVMSLEEVVGSPVSRQLWVGTAGGGAVRFDPANPTAPWLHLTDTSQPALPNATVNQICLDAQKRVYLFTNKGISRLTPRSPTPDNPAAFDLFTYTTEDGLPSMECNLGASLVDSRGNIWAGTVEGTVMLAPGQSQEDRVRKPLHLERFLINGQELRRSETSRFEPPPLRYDENNLVFEYSLLSYVHEDATTYQVQLVGFDEAPSAWKKDFKKEYTRLPAGSYEFRVWGRDYAGNITKGPHIRFRIKPAPWLTWWAFLIYVGIGASAIYGMYEWRMQRLFRRQQERLAHLRQLQDQRVSTLRQLLESIRIINSELDLSTVLKKIAEEGAQLVDGEPGGIGLIEKETVVFRPVWINHQWHEEPLIVQFGEGIAGKAAQKGQTVIVNDTSTFPEVDVRERLARDGIFGLMDVPIFSSSGKIVGILDIRRPKNRVAFTESDRRMAESFAHQAAIVIEKAALYSELEEKNLMIVESMRELQRLYQQEQEVSRSLQELDQMKNNFLIVTSHELRTPLTVISGYTEILLDEFFGKLTDRQRQSLKTCREMTSRMTDSLNNILEMLRISEGYITLNPGEHDLAQIIHTIIRELQGFAHLRNQRLLAEVPPAMVLTIDAEKIELLLLNLIQNAIKFTHDHGEINVRLRQEADEIHIVIEDSGIGIDPGEVDRIFDKFYTSKDPSTHMSGRYEFSARGTGLGLSIAKSYAEAHGGRIWAESTGKGHGSRFHVTLPLQPKSNQASLDPLSTSANFDEQLKN